A single genomic interval of Spinacia oleracea cultivar Varoflay chromosome 6, BTI_SOV_V1, whole genome shotgun sequence harbors:
- the LOC110778149 gene encoding uncharacterized protein → MLGPRALFPSVSRSLSGLIESGKVVGETDEADSDEEGDGGGLDVTDDQELNDSDGEVVSVIGSYDEGPNYLVFNPPVNFKGSVELWKGLKFPSNIVLRKSIRFNAIQKGYNYYYLHNIKQRLSIYCANRCKCPWKKARIVSCSCKQKRKCRFKLHARKLKGEDSWQIKSIRAEHICGWQYDNPKVTSKYLAERYLDDWMDEPNTKVKALIKRARRKVKSEIGYYKACRAKKLALKMIFGDAILEYARVWDYAAAIRKYNPGSTAVVKVQGIENPPPLFQRLNICLQACKEGFMGGCGPIIGVDGAHLRGSYTGILLTAVGKDGNNNIFPVAWAVVETENAETWSWFLKLLRSDIISVADVVTWVHEKEDEGLLDAFRTVMPNAETRYCCRHIWTNFKSKFPGVLYKEHFWKAARSSTKHYFNTHMETIKELNVEAFKYLEDIKTSHWSRHGFSTASKSGMLLNNCCESFNNVLREAREKPIL, encoded by the exons atgcttggaccaagggcattatttccttcagttagcAGAAGTTTGAGTGGATTAATAGAATCAGGGAAAGTTGTTGGTGAGACTGATGAGGCTGATTCAGATGAAGAGGGTGATGGTGGTGGGCTTGACGTTACTGATGATCAGGAGTTGAATGACAGTGATGGTGAGGTGGTGAGTGTGATTGGGTCATATGATGAAGGGCCTAACTACCTTGTTTTTAACCCACCAGTAAACTTCAAGGGGAGTGTTGAGTTGTGGAAAGGGTTGAAGTTCCCATCTAACATTGTGTTGAGAAAGTCTATTAGGTTCAATGCAATTCAAAAGGGGTACAACTACTACTACTTACACAACATCAAACAGAGATTGTCCATATATTGTGCCAACAGATGTAAGTGTCCTTGGAAGAAAGCTAGGATTGTTAGTTGTAGTTGCAAACAGAAAAGAAAGTGTAGGTTTAAACTGCATGCTAGGAAGTTGAAGGGGGAGGATAGTTGGCAGATTAAAAGCATTAGGGCAGAGCACATTTGTGGGTGGCAGTATGACAACCCCAAGGTTACATCAAAGTATCTGGCTGAGAGATATTTAGATGATTGGATGGATGAACCTAACACAAAGGTTAAGGCTTTAATAAAGAGGGCTAGGAGAAAAGTGAAGTCAGAAATTGGTTATTACAAGGCCTGCAGAGCAAAAAAATTGGctttgaaaatgatttttggaGATGCAATCTTAGAGTATGCTAGAGTGTGGGACTATGCAGCAGCAATTAGGAAGTATAACCCGGGAAGCACTGCTGTTGTGAAGGTTCAGGGGATAGAAAACCCACCACCCTTGTTTCAGAGGTTGAATATATGTTTGCAAGCTTGCAAAGAGGGCTTTATGGGTGGTTGCGGGCCAATTATTGGTGTTGATGGGGCACATTTGAGAGGTTCATACACTGGCATTCTGTTGACAGCAGTGGGGAAGGATGGGAATAACAATATATTCCCTGTGGCATGGGCAGTGGTTGAGACAGAAAATGCAGAAACTTGGAGTTGGTTCCTTAAGTTGTTGAGGAGTGACATTATTTCAGTAGCTGATGTTGTCACTTGGGTGCATGAGAAGGAAGATGAA GGTTTACTTGATGCATTCAGAACTGTCATGCCAAATGCGGAGACAAGATATTGTTGTAGACATATATGGACTAACTTCAAAAGCAAGTTCCCTGGTGTGTTATACAAGGAACATTTCTGGAAGGCAGCAAGGTCATCCACAAAG CACTATTTCAACACTCACATGGAAACTATAAAGGAACTAAATGTGGAAGCATTCAAGTACTTGGAAGATATCAAAACAAGTCACTGGTCTAGGCATGGGTTTAGCACTGCAAGCAAGTCTGGTATGCTGCTCAACAATTGCTGTGAGAGTTTTAATAATGTTTTGAGGGAAGCAAGGGAAAAACCTATCCTATAG